ACACAAGAGCCACAGACGCCCTCGTTTTCGTCGTCGACTCCAGCAGCAGTTGGGAAAGATTAGAAGAAGCACGCCTTGAACTGCATCGCCTAACAAAACAACAACACGCCCAATGTGCCGCCCTGAACGCACCGAGGCCACCCATACTTTTACTGGCCAATAAACAGGACTTACCCTCAGCCAGAGAGCCTGAAATGTTGGTCAAAGCTCTTGGTCTGAACGATTTGCTTCCAGACCACCAACAACAAATATGGGCAGTTGCCCCAGCATGTGCTGTGACTGGTGAGGGCTTGCAGGAAGCCATGCAACAATTACACGCACTCATCACCACTTCCAGGAAACTATACAAAAGCCGAAAGCAGTAATGAAGTTGTGTACAGTATCATCATTTTTCCTAGTTACACAGTGACCTGATTCCTGAAACCCAGTTTCAAACCCCATTCAGTAATTTCTTAAGACTAGCTCTAGCGTAATGCGTTCTCCAAACTCACATGGTAATATTCCACATCTAACTTTAAAGAAGTCGTTTACAACACTCAGGAAGTTTTTGTGCCAGTAGCGGAGTGATTAATTAACGAACACAAATACTGCAGAATCATCTTATATACTGGGGCAATATCCGTGCTCCCGCGAAATAAAACAGAATGTTATTCGTTGAATAGTCTTTGATGGAGTCTAACCATCAAGAACACCTGACGAATATTAAATCGGAATACGTGGGATAAAAAAGTTAAGAGGAATAGCATGTAAAACCAAGTGATGTCCCAGTGTGCCATATTTcttgcaataaataaattttaaaatacatggaTGATTACGGTTAGGCCTTTGCTTTAGGATGGTGGTATAAACTGAATGCAAACAAGATGTTCTCTTAATAGTGGTGTCTGCTGAATGTTTGAAGTTCAAAAGCAAAGGTTTGGGACAAATTAATATTTGATATcggttttgttatatatttattattgttgttgttgtagattaCACAggccttttgccagcacgggcttttgctcCTGGAGCAACCCGTAatctatgtaaaaaaatttatatattaacaaatgttATCCTAGGTTTtcgatatataatatttatagctAAGTCTGTCAAGTACACTGACATTGTTCACCTTTGTGTAGTTGCTAGTTTCTTAgtgtaatttaataaattttaattctctTGGGTCACTTTTAAGTtctatataacttttaaaaatctgATTGCGTTTAGTCATTACTTGCAGTTGGGAAGGGTTAAGTTGTTAGCATTATCCCTGTCCTTGAAAATTAGAGATTTGAACTTGGGACATTTTTAACAAGCATAGccgtaatattttttaattgtaatcCGATACAGGAAACTTGTTGTTTAGCCTATTTTAGAaggcaagaaattattaaattaatgtaCATAAAACCCTTCCATAGTCATAAAAACGTAGTTCGAATAAATGTCCAGCAAGAGTAAGGTCAATATTACATAATCGGGTTACTTATCTGAATATAATCCAATTCGTATGAAACTATGCTCTATCTTTTCAACCACCATTTCCTATTCACATACCCCAGACTGTCAGTTCCCTCCTAAACTATTCTGACCTTACAGGTTGTTTAAAAAACAATGGTTGTGTGTAACCAAATCAAGTGACTGTTGACATTCTCAAGATATGCCAACTTTCTGCATAAGAAATTAGAGGTACCCATTCAAGAGGAAAGTGAGAGGGCCCTGGCAGTCTGCACgtgatcaacttttttttttatgtttgcggATGTTAAAACTGATAATCAGTCTAGTCAGACTTGTACAAGAGGATGTTTGTCTTCCAATGCATCGTCTGGTACTTGCACTTTCGTATAAAATTTATCTGTCGCTGGTTCACATTTCTTCCACTTATTTTGCTGTTAATAGAATGATACTTCTCGTTTCATTCGCATTGTGAATATGTTCCTAAATGTGTGAAtgagaggaataaatatatatttggtttaTAAAGCAAActgactgttttattttgttacacCTTGTTATACAGTGGCATCCCGTAGGAAATAGTGAAAATAATAGTTTCTCGTACCTATATATATGAAAGCCGGATGTCGACGTAAAGTTTCGTAAAACAGATATGGGACCAAAGATGATTATCTTTTTCCATAGGCGCCACTAATTCTAGGTTCAACAGTTAATGGGTGAACTTGCCAGTGACTGTTGTCTTagacttccctccctccctcctcccctcacccaagaaaaggaggaaagagggagggaagaggaaaaaaatttgttCCCTCTGTTCCGGGAAACGACTCATTTGTTCAAAAATTAAGCGTTGCCATGTCCCTCATATTAtcatcattgaaaataaaaaaaataaatgggagcGTAAGAGTATTTGGCGCGTCTCTGCCTGTTCGACTTGCTTATTCTTTTAATTCGAAATTTTAGAAACCTGAGCGTAAGTTTTTCGATGTTTCCAGGAGCGATGTCCATGCttctatttacaaatatttattattattattattattattattattattattattattattattattattattattattattattattattattattattattgctgacaTGTTTCATACAACATGcttatggaataaaaattttacgAGAGAAATTATCCTACCATAAACTATGCTTATCTGTTGCTTTGAACCATTGTTAACATGCAATacttatgatcattattatagATGTGAATGAGAAACTAGGCAACGATGGAAAAATGCATTATTCAATCTGGTAACTCTTAGGCTTCATTATCACTAGCGGATCGAGGGGGGGACCTGGGCCCGTGGGCCCCCtagtgaaaaatgacaaaacaataatattgaagatttagataatataaaatgtatggaAATGAATCTTTCAGATGAAAGCGTTTCTCTCACTGTTGCAAGATCCCTTTTTACCAtggataataaaaatcaaatcctCAGAAACGTTAGAAAGTAATAAATTCTACTTAGGCGTCACATTCCGGAACTTTAACTAACGAAGTGTTTTTCAACGCGGATAAAATcgagtctttaaaaaaaaaatagaaaggtgCAAATTAACAGATTTGGCCAAACCAGTCAGGCCAGATATTTCAGGCTACAGAAGAGCCAGGGAAAGGCCCGGAATCGGGGAGCGGGGTTAGAGGTAGGACCATGGGTAGGACCGTGTTTGCCGGGGCTCCAGGGGCCGGGGTCAACTTTCTCGCGGGATCCTCGCAGGCCGACGGTACCTGTCGTTGAGCTTCCTACTTTCTCCGTAAGTGTTACCAACGTCGGAATGTTTCTCactatatttttttccccttggtCCTTATCTTTTACATGCCACAGCCCTTATGTGCATCATAGTCTGAGGAAATCCGTGCTCAGACGCTCATGTGTGCCAA
The genomic region above belongs to Macrobrachium rosenbergii isolate ZJJX-2024 chromosome 18, ASM4041242v1, whole genome shotgun sequence and contains:
- the LOC136848087 gene encoding ADP-ribosylation factor-like protein 4C; this translates as MGVTRVVEAAHSLMVGLFSMVSWSSPLHVVMVGLDSSGKSTALFRLKYGQYVNAVPTVGFNCEKVRVGGSVWAVWDVGGAERVRGLWTAYTRATDALVFVVDSSSSWERLEEARLELHRLTKQQHAQCAALNAPRPPILLLANKQDLPSAREPEMLVKALGLNDLLPDHQQQIWAVAPACAVTGEGLQEAMQQLHALITTSRKLYKSRKQ